A segment of the Anopheles cruzii chromosome 2, idAnoCruzAS_RS32_06, whole genome shotgun sequence genome:
CCCTCGGTCGAAAATGGTGTGTACGATCATCAACAAGCAACAAAGAGCGCGCGAGGAACGTGAATTGGCGAGAAAAGTGGCAATTGGTCGAGTGCGGTAGATGATATTACGGTTCATACTTTTACGTTTCCTCAAACTCCTTATATACGCAAATAATACAAACTTCTTCCACAAAGGAACGAGAGCAAGGGGAAGCGTATGTTGGGTGAATTTGCACTTTAACTCTACAACCTACAAAGAACAGAACGATATAGTAATAATATTTAACAAGCAAATCTGCATCAGGGtaccttttttcttcttccgctaAGCTGAGAATCTCAACACAAAACCGAGTTAAAGTTAAAGGGGCTTAAAGAAATGCAAGTGCAAAACCGGCAAAAGTATAGCGGttaaaaagaaacgaaatatATAGATATGCGTTATTGCACAGGAAACTGAAGCACACAGGCGCTCTACTATAGGGCAGGGaatcaaacaaaactattATCATGCCACTGAAGATTGTTTAGCGTACTTCTATTTTCTACTTATTCTTACAACCGGAACCTCCGGGACTTTCGGGGCCGTACTGCAGCAGGATCCGTGATCTCACTCCACAGTCACCGCGTCCCGAAGATTGTCGAAAGATCGCCAAGGGGCATCACGCAGAAAAAGTGTAGGACAAGAGCTCGTAATTGACTATGAGTTAGCCATTATTATGAAATTAAATACTGTTTCTGAATAATCTTTCCTGTTTGTCCCTTGTTTAGCCACcggtggaaagaaaacaaatagttCGGATGTTTCTGGAGAGCTTTTACAACCTTCCCGTTCGTTGGGCCGTAAAGTCCACACCTTTATTTGGATTATCATAATGCAAACGTAATGGTACTGTGAGAATTTCTTACGGTGAAATGATGTGCTAAGATTTAATCTAAACCGAACCCCGTATATGCGGGGGGTCATACATAGGAGATAGAAGGGCAGCAAATTACGTGGAAAGTAAGGAAAGTGGTGGCCGAATTCCCTCCGACAGAAAATCGGACATTCTAACAATCTGGCCAACCGTGTCCAAGATATTTAAtgcattaaaaaaacaaaatgatagaaaaatcattcacaaTGCACAAATATCTAAACGGAATCGACCACAGCAAAAGCGGACTGGCGCTGGTAGCTTGTGtcgtttgttaattttgtatCGGTTGCTTTGTTCCGTGACTTACAAACTGCAGCGTTGATCGGTCGGCGGTGTTGAGAGCATCGTTGTAAGTATCACAGTTGGCCCTCACAGCTTGGCTCGCAACAGTGCATCCTGCTTTATGGCGGGGAGGTTTAGCTGTCGCAAATGATTGAACAGCAGATCGATGTACTCGTCGCGGTGCTTCATAAAGTGGCTAACATGTGGCGAGCGGTCCCAAACGTGAAAAGTGGCCTAAAACGAACGTTTGATGTTAAAAAAAGCGGAAGAAATCGTCTCGCCAGTAAAGCCTCGCCATACCTTAACGCCACTTTGCACCCAACTGTCCTTCACGCGCGTGTTAGCCTCGACGGTTCCAACGGGATCGGTTTTCGACACCAGAAACAATGCCGGGCAGCGCAACAGATTGGTGTGGAACATCTGGCTCGAGCGAATGTAATGTGAAGTGGCCGGCTCGTGGAAGGTCTTCAAGTGGTAACTGTGAACGGGGGAATGGTATTTGCTGATGGTAAGGACTCCACATCGCACCTTAATCTCGTCACACTACTCACATCATATACTTTCGCAATGCATTCTGCAGAGTTGGGTTCCTGGGAAAGAGGGCGGTCGGTACGCCGACCGATATTTCCGTAATGTCGGCGGCACTATCCCAAATCTGACCCTTGACACGATCCAGCACCACCTGATAGTTGGCCAAATCACGTGCTATATGCACGAGACACTCACCCCACAGGTACCCTCCGACGGAGAAGCCGTGCAGAATGAGGCCATTAGTGAAATCGTTGTTCTTCAAGAACTTCACAATATCAGCCGCGACCAGCTGCGAATGGAGGACGTTTTTTCCGTCTTAGGTTGCCATTGTCCCGAAGCAAATCGATTTCCACGTGGCACTTACCTGCGTTCCCTTGACTGGCCACAGCAGTTGCCACGGTGTAATCTGCGTGGCAAACACATCGAAACCCTGGTCGGTATACAGCTTGGCGTACTTTAGCAGATGCTTTTGGCGTGCATTCAGCCACGAAATAATCAGTACCGCCGGTTTTTGCGGTTGCTCTTTCAGTCGCAACGTTTCCGGATCCTTCACCAAGGGACGGTCCTTTTTCTCGCTGAACATCTGAATGCTGCGGCATATCTCTTGCACGGCCAGCGTACGCACGTTCACCATCGTGTTCACCTTTGGACCACAGAGCTAAACAGGAGGACGGGGCAAGTGAGAAGAGAGGGGAAGAATTCGTGTATCATTAAAAGGGTttccgaaaacaaaagaagCGCTACGC
Coding sequences within it:
- the LOC128277306 gene encoding uncharacterized protein LOC128277306 translates to MAIRSLRYMVPSIVGQQNNVNNNISRCLSSQRLLYGGASWPRPSVRDFSALQCKSPQNRGESIGLRPERNLCGPKVNTMVNVRTLAVQEICRSIQMFSEKKDRPLVKDPETLRLKEQPQKPAVLIISWLNARQKHLLKYAKLYTDQGFDVFATQITPWQLLWPVKGTQLVAADIVKFLKNNDFTNGLILHGFSVGGYLWGECLVHIARDLANYQVVLDRVKGQIWDSAADITEISVGVPTALFPRNPTLQNALRKYMIYHLKTFHEPATSHYIRSSQMFHTNLLRCPALFLVSKTDPVGTVEANTRVKDSWVQSGVKATFHVWDRSPHVSHFMKHRDEYIDLLFNHLRQLNLPAIKQDALLRAKL